One Bemisia tabaci chromosome 4, PGI_BMITA_v3 genomic window, TATTCAAGCACTctgttttaaggaaaatttgaaatgttagGCTCTCATCTTTACcgcatttatttttatactttttcgcTACTATGCCGATTTTCATCAATTGTTCTGTTACTTTTTATTCGTagcaaaaacggaaaaaaacttAGTTCGGGATTTTACTGAAAATATTACAATGAACCGTCTTCTCATTAACTTTTTCTCAGTAGCTTGCAGTTCATGCATGTGAGAGAGGGAAGTAAGTGAGGAAACTATATCATCCAAAACTTTAACAGAAAATGGAATCTGCCGATTTTGAATATATGTGCCTTTTTTCCTACTTGGTCTaccattttcctcttttttgtgGCCTTTGGATTGTTTGCCTGGGAAAAGATGAGCTATCACCATATTCATCATATTATAAAccctacacaattttttttttcaatacattaaATTTTCGTTCATGTGGGGCACGCGTTTCCGGTCTAGGTAGGTAACCCCGAAGTCTTCGGTCGAAGTAGGTAGGAAACCGTGAATTTTTCGCTCATAGGACTTTCGGCCTTAGGTTCTGACAACCAAAGGTTTTATCAGCCGCATGAGGACTCGTATTATTCACCGACAACTTTGGTTATCTTGATACGAAGTTCGGTTTCTATGACTTTTTTCAATCATCTAGCCCGAAAACTTTGTTGTTCTCGACGAACGTTCCAAACGTTCAGTCCATgtaaccaaagtttttttttctctctctctgatCGGTACGGAATCTATTTGAATGGGCCTCTTGCAAACttcagagcaaaaataagacattattcTTACAGAAAATGGCTCCTTAATCATTTCCTAATGCatgcgctcatcgtgacttTCAAGtcattttctaaaagaaaaaaactcttctttttgctctagctgaagtttgcaatagGCCCATTGGGTGTCTTCACTttgagtacactggaaaaaaatacattggatctagagtccagactcttgaaaacattgacaagaaaaaatactttttaagattttaagagtctggactctagatccaatgtgttttttttccagtgtaggtaccCATCTTGCAGGTTTTCCTCGCAAGTGATCGGCTGACTCGGCCGCGATTTTAGTCGAGAACATAAACAACCAAGTAGATCACAATCAGTTGAACtcacgtaaaaataaaaatcttgtCTCGTCGGAGCATTTCTGACTCGAGTAAACAGTCGTGGATTGTTTCTGTTTCAGGCGCAGAACGCGGACGACTACGAGCGATGGGTGCGGACTTTGGCCGCGGAACTCATCTGCCAGACGCCGTTCGACCACGTGCGCTTCCTGGACATCCTCGGCATCACGGCCACGCTGCACCAACACcgacaacagcagcagcagcagcaactCCACATCGCCGAGGAGCCGCAGCTTCCGGGTCACGACCCCGAGAAAAGCACGCTGCTCAAAGAGAAGCAGCAGAACATGCTCAACACGGTCGTCCAAAGTTCCTTCGTCAAGAACTGCCTCCGCTTCAAGACGAACGCGCATCGCAAGTACGAGTCGCACCGGAAGAACAAGGTCCAAGAACGCATCGCCCCGGAGTCCGACTCGGAGAAAGAGAACGCCGATGAGAACTCGAGAGTCCGCTCGAGAGAGACCGAGAACATCTCAAAGAGAGTCCCAGAGTTGAGGGATGTAACCGATGGCTACGGACCGAGAGTCCTAGAGTTGAGGGATGTAACCGATGGCTGTGAACCAAGAGTCCTAGAGTTCCACTCTGAGAGGCGGTACTCGGAACAAGACTCTAGAGCGAGGTCTCCATTCAGGGTCTCAGAGTCAGACTCCGAGAAAGAAACAGAAGCTCCAAGCAGAGATCTCACCAGACTGGACTCTGAGAGTGCCGAGTCGACGACGGACACGAGAACCGAGTCTGATTCCGAGAGGGAAAGTCGGCTCGAATTCGACGGCAAGAAACGGGACAACAGGCTCCAAACCAAAAAGCTCCAGACTTCCTACTTACATTCGTTTTATAGGAAGATGAAGAGCAGCTTTAGCGACGATCCGAAATCCGACAGCGTGAGCGGGACGTTCCGGAGGCTACCCGAATCGCAGCCGTTACCAGACGTGGTCAACAACTTGCCCAAAGTGACGTACAAGCGGCATTCGGACCTCAAGCCGAACTCCAGTTGCCCGAACCTGAGGCCGGCGCCCAAGACGAAGAACTTGCGGAAAGCCCTCAGCTCTTGCAGCGAGTGCGATAGCGACGACAGTAGTTCTGGTTTCCGCTTCCAGGCGGTTTCCACTCTACTCGCCAGGTGTCAGGAGAGTGTCGATTACGTCCCTGTCAAAGACAAGCTCATGCTCTTCGAGTCGTTGTGCGAGCCCCAGGATTCGGGGTTGAACAAGCTCAAGTCGCGGTCTTTGCATGATCTGGGACGCGCTCAAGACGAGCAGTTCGAGTTGGATGTTAGAAAATGCCCCTACCATAGCTCCACGTCCAACCTCTCTTATCGGCTCAAGCAAGACTCGAAGAAGGGGAGCAGCAGTAACTTAGTGAGGAATATCTGCAGGTACTTTGAGCACCGGACGTCCGGACAGGTTGCCAACGCGCTCTGGTGGAGAGGCTCACAAGAATCAGAGGAGGAATCCATCGGCAGGTGAGAAAAACTTAATATTTGTTCTAGAGATGGAAACCCCTAAAACATCGTTTATTTTGAAGGTAAGCTTCTCAATGCCCAGAGTAAGTCAGACCAACCCCAGGATATTGTTCTAGCATCCACCTATaggtccacgccaaataagtttacgcacttctagactgaGACAGAACTTTGACGTCACTTTTACGTGTAAAGTAAAATACAAGAAGCAAGACGACGGGTCCTCTGTCGTAGTCTGAAGTGTATAAACTTATTCGGCGTGGATTTTATTCAATGAATACTTCCCTCTCCAATTATCTGGTCGGTCAACTCAATAATCGTGAAATATTTTCAGCTGTGCTACTTCAAAGCAAACCAGAACATTTCGTCACTTTTcggccaaagtgtcacaagcaccatgcgacgtttcaaaattcccgccgccattttatttttttacagagaaattgttcaacgaggctgtccgaaaattacactgaATGTCCttacgcattacgccaaacagtgcggtcagagTCCAGCCCAtgtcagcgcctacaagactgcatgaatacttctcgcattgcaccaaacgcagttTAGTCGCACAAttgtttctttgtaaaaaataaaatggcggcgaaaatttcgaaacatcgcgtcgcatggcgcttgtgatatactatgccggaaggtgacgatttgagTATTAACAAGTCGGGGAAAACATGCGAAGGAGGGAAATGAGGCTTCAACCGTACGTGCCCTGAATCCCGGCGCACTCATTCGTTTCCGACTCCTCAAGCTGAGGCTCATTGTCAGAGTCCAGTTACCGATATTAATAACAAGGTCTAGTTATTAATGGTATCAAATGAAAAGCAGCGCTATGTAAGAGCGCAGGGAGAGGCATCGACAGCGTGGAGGGCGTGAGCACCGTTGCAGTTTCTGCTTTCTGATTACGTTTACACACGCACACATCTACTCACGCACGCGCCCCGACGCATGCGCATGCGTTGCGCAGTGTCGGCGCTCGCATGCGCAGGGGACACCTCCGGAAGGTAAACCTCCTAACTGTAGTTGTAGGAGAGTTTCAAAACGATGTGCAAGTGACCGAGGTCATGGTAGAAAACTGTTCTTTCGAAATGGTTTTGCATGAATGCGGTGCGTGGTGTGTGGATATTGACGTACTGGCGGTCATAGGCCCTCAGGGGAATGGCTGCCAAGAGGTCTTCacttccgtgctgaggaagaacgccgttttaGCATTCTAATATTGTGTGAGAAAAGTTAGGAGTGTTTgccctcgaaatttttagattcAGGAGAAATCGATTAACGTTAACTGATCGACATTCAAGCAAAATTGCCAACGAGATAGAGCTGTTTGATTTGTGCAGCATGACAGGAATGGCTTACGCTGAACAAAATAGATGTTTGATGGTCCAGAACCCCCAAAATCAAGGAATATAGATAGATTGGCTTCGAGCAATAAAAGAATGATTGAAAATCAACCTCTCGTAAGTAATACAAATTCAatgtttcaatgaaaatattgctaaaacattttttactcaTTATCTTAAACTTAGAAATGTCCCTTTCTTGAGGGGTTTTGAAAAAACTGTCCTTGTTGAACTCGATATTTAGGAACTGATCAGAACACCTCATGGCGAGTTTGAGTTATCAGTTCAATAACCATGCAATTCAAGCAACTGGAATTTTGAAGCCGTTAAGATAAAACATGTCGCCCGAAAATTGGAAGCGCTCGGGGATAGG contains:
- the LOC109037985 gene encoding uncharacterized protein, with protein sequence MSVVDKPRIISAEVKKRNNYLKRDFKRPHIAGELWVLTDACSEKKIRYVEVRDGQLLVFPAFSSRRLPEWRLPLYDLNLLPYPLGNPFCFSFSRRDHSTPVAIFQAQNADDYERWVRTLAAELICQTPFDHVRFLDILGITATLHQHRQQQQQQQLHIAEEPQLPGHDPEKSTLLKEKQQNMLNTVVQSSFVKNCLRFKTNAHRKYESHRKNKVQERIAPESDSEKENADENSRVRSRETENISKRVPELRDVTDGYGPRVLELRDVTDGCEPRVLEFHSERRYSEQDSRARSPFRVSESDSEKETEAPSRDLTRLDSESAESTTDTRTESDSERESRLEFDGKKRDNRLQTKKLQTSYLHSFYRKMKSSFSDDPKSDSVSGTFRRLPESQPLPDVVNNLPKVTYKRHSDLKPNSSCPNLRPAPKTKNLRKALSSCSECDSDDSSSGFRFQAVSTLLARCQESVDYVPVKDKLMLFESLCEPQDSGLNKLKSRSLHDLGRAQDEQFELDVRKCPYHSSTSNLSYRLKQDSKKGSSSNLVRNICRYFEHRTSGQVANALWWRGSQESEEESIGRSQSSESRTSVSLQGSCNREEKL